Proteins encoded by one window of Paenibacillus sp. DCT19:
- the secA gene encoding preprotein translocase subunit SecA, with translation MLGLVKKIFGDMNERDVKRLMKTVDVINKLEPQFQALSDEQLKSKTEEFRARIEKGETTDQLLPEAFATVREASRRVLGKRHYDVQMLGGIALHEGRISEMKTGEGKTLVGTLPVYLNALMSKGVHVVTVNDYLAQRDSEEMGQIYEYLGMTVGINLSGMDHALKQHAYACDITYGTNNEFGFDYLRDNMVLYKEQMVQRPLFFCIIDEVDSILVDEARTPLIISGQAQKSTDLYYAADRFVKRLVPEEDFTVDIKVKSVALTEAGVAKAEKAFGIENLYDHANVTLNHHIVQGLKANVIMRRDVDYVVSDEEVMIVDEFTGRLMSGRRYSDGLHQAIEAKEGIEVQNESMTLATITFQNYFRMYRKLAGMTGTAKTEEEEFKKIYGLEVLQIPTNRPNKRDDMADVVYKSIDGKFKAVVEEIVERHSKNQPVLVGTVSIENSERLSDMLKRRGVRHQVLNAKYHAEEAEIISGAGQAGAVTIATNMAGRGTDIILGEGVAEVGGLHIIGTERHESRRIDNQLRGRAGRQGDPGSTQFYLSLGDELMRRFGADNVLNMMERLGFEEDQPIESRMITRAVESAQKRVEGNNFDVRKVVLQYDDVMNQQREIIYKQRREVLESENIKQIVMDMIKPSIERIVEAHCSDDIPENWELQEVSDYMNSKLLDDGSVTKDELWGKEAEEIIEYLFEKVQNKYNAREERIGEEMVREFEKVVVLRAVDSKWMDHIDAMDQLRQGIHLRAYGGTDPLREYQFEGFEMFHQMIASIQEEVATYVMKAQIESNQERQAVVEESQISTSGEPAEKRPVKVSDQIGRNDPCPCGSGKKFKHCHGQE, from the coding sequence ATGCTAGGACTTGTCAAAAAGATCTTCGGCGACATGAACGAACGTGATGTTAAACGTCTGATGAAGACGGTCGATGTGATCAATAAACTGGAACCACAATTTCAGGCTTTGTCTGATGAACAACTGAAATCCAAAACGGAGGAATTCCGTGCCCGCATCGAAAAGGGTGAAACAACGGATCAGCTCCTCCCAGAAGCATTTGCAACCGTGCGTGAAGCATCTCGCCGAGTTCTCGGTAAACGTCACTATGACGTACAGATGCTGGGCGGTATTGCTCTGCATGAAGGCCGGATTTCCGAGATGAAGACGGGTGAAGGTAAGACATTGGTAGGAACGCTGCCTGTATACCTGAACGCGCTCATGTCCAAAGGTGTTCACGTGGTTACAGTCAATGACTACTTGGCACAGCGGGATAGCGAAGAGATGGGACAGATCTATGAGTATCTGGGCATGACTGTAGGTATTAACCTGAGTGGTATGGATCATGCGTTGAAGCAGCATGCGTATGCATGTGATATTACGTACGGAACGAATAACGAATTTGGTTTTGACTATTTGCGTGACAACATGGTGCTCTACAAAGAACAGATGGTACAACGTCCGTTGTTCTTCTGTATCATTGACGAAGTAGACTCTATCCTGGTCGATGAGGCGCGTACGCCGCTCATTATCTCCGGACAAGCGCAGAAGTCTACAGACTTATATTACGCAGCAGATCGTTTTGTGAAACGTCTCGTTCCTGAAGAAGACTTCACAGTAGACATTAAAGTGAAATCCGTAGCTTTGACTGAAGCAGGTGTGGCAAAAGCAGAAAAAGCGTTTGGTATTGAGAACTTGTATGACCACGCCAATGTAACGCTCAACCACCATATCGTACAAGGTCTGAAAGCGAACGTAATCATGCGTCGTGACGTGGATTATGTCGTAAGTGACGAAGAAGTCATGATCGTCGATGAATTCACAGGACGTTTGATGTCAGGACGTCGTTACAGCGATGGATTGCACCAAGCGATCGAAGCTAAGGAAGGCATCGAAGTACAGAACGAGAGCATGACACTTGCGACGATTACATTCCAGAACTATTTCCGGATGTATCGTAAGCTTGCTGGGATGACAGGTACAGCGAAAACCGAGGAAGAAGAGTTCAAGAAAATCTACGGCCTCGAAGTATTGCAAATTCCAACGAACCGTCCTAACAAACGTGATGATATGGCGGATGTCGTTTATAAGAGTATTGATGGTAAGTTCAAAGCGGTTGTAGAAGAGATCGTAGAACGTCACAGCAAAAACCAGCCCGTGCTGGTAGGTACCGTGTCCATCGAAAACTCGGAGCGTCTCTCTGATATGCTGAAACGCCGTGGTGTACGTCACCAAGTACTTAATGCCAAGTACCATGCGGAAGAAGCTGAGATTATCTCAGGCGCTGGACAAGCCGGTGCAGTAACGATTGCAACCAATATGGCTGGTCGTGGTACGGATATTATTTTGGGTGAAGGTGTGGCAGAGGTTGGCGGTCTTCATATCATTGGTACAGAGCGTCATGAATCACGCCGGATCGATAATCAATTGCGTGGTCGGGCGGGACGTCAAGGTGACCCGGGTTCAACGCAGTTCTATCTGTCACTGGGTGATGAACTGATGAGACGTTTCGGTGCAGACAATGTATTGAACATGATGGAGCGTCTAGGCTTTGAAGAAGATCAACCGATCGAGAGCCGGATGATTACACGTGCAGTGGAATCGGCACAGAAGCGGGTTGAAGGTAATAACTTTGACGTACGTAAAGTCGTTCTCCAATATGATGATGTCATGAACCAACAGCGTGAAATTATATATAAACAGCGTCGTGAGGTGCTGGAGTCCGAGAATATTAAACAAATCGTTATGGATATGATCAAGCCTTCCATTGAACGTATTGTAGAAGCTCACTGTAGTGACGATATTCCGGAGAACTGGGAACTGCAAGAAGTTTCCGATTATATGAACAGCAAATTGCTCGACGATGGCTCGGTTACTAAAGATGAGCTGTGGGGCAAAGAAGCTGAAGAGATCATCGAGTACCTGTTCGAGAAAGTACAGAACAAGTATAATGCTCGCGAAGAGCGTATCGGTGAAGAGATGGTTCGTGAGTTCGAGAAAGTGGTTGTGCTTCGTGCAGTAGATAGCAAGTGGATGGATCACATTGATGCCATGGATCAATTGCGTCAAGGTATTCACCTTCGTGCATACGGTGGTACAGACCCACTGCGTGAATATCAATTTGAAGGCTTCGAGATGTTCCATCAGATGATCGCTTCGATTCAAGAAGAAGTAGCCACATATGTGATGAAAGCACAAATCGAGAGCAACCAAGAACGTCAAGCTGTTGTTGAGGAAAGTCAGATCTCGACGAGCGGCGAACCTGCTGAGAAGCGCCCGGTGAAAGTGTCCGACCAGATCGGACGTAACGATCCGTGTCCTTGCGGCAGCGGCAAAAAGTTCAAACATTGCCACGGTCAAGAGTAG
- the raiA gene encoding ribosome-associated translation inhibitor RaiA, whose translation MNLSIRGQQIEVTDALKDYVDKKLSRLEKYFDAPLNSDGAVTLSTTRGLHTVEVTIPLKGIVLRAEDESDDMYASIDAVVDKLERQIRKHKTKVNRKFRQEGSLKTLFVEDPSGTVATAELDAEPDDDDYEVVRTKRFMLKPMDVEEAILQMNMVGHNFFVFSNVDNEEVSVVYKRNDGKYGLIEQG comes from the coding sequence ATGAATTTAAGTATTCGAGGTCAACAAATCGAGGTTACCGATGCTTTGAAAGATTATGTCGACAAAAAGTTGAGTAGACTCGAGAAGTATTTCGATGCACCCCTTAACTCTGACGGTGCTGTTACACTGAGCACGACTAGAGGCCTGCATACGGTAGAGGTGACGATCCCACTCAAAGGCATTGTACTCCGTGCAGAAGATGAGAGCGATGATATGTATGCTTCCATTGACGCAGTGGTGGACAAGCTGGAACGTCAGATCCGCAAACATAAAACAAAAGTCAATCGTAAGTTCCGTCAAGAAGGCAGCCTGAAAACTCTCTTCGTTGAAGACCCATCAGGTACAGTGGCTACTGCTGAACTGGATGCAGAACCCGACGATGATGATTATGAAGTGGTAAGAACCAAACGGTTTATGTTAAAACCGATGGACGTGGAAGAGGCAATCCTCCAAATGAACATGGTTGGCCACAATTTCTTCGTTTTCTCTAACGTCGATAATGAAGAAGTCAGCGTTGTGTATAAACGGAATGATGGCAAATACGGTTTGATTGAGCAAGGATAA
- a CDS encoding cold shock domain-containing protein, with amino-acid sequence MQGKVKWFNAEKGYGFIETEDGGDVFVHFSAIQSEGFKTLEEGQSVEFDIVEGARGPQAANVIKL; translated from the coding sequence ATGCAAGGTAAAGTAAAATGGTTCAACGCAGAAAAAGGTTACGGTTTCATTGAAACTGAAGACGGCGGCGACGTATTCGTACATTTCTCCGCAATCCAATCCGAAGGCTTCAAAACTTTGGAAGAAGGTCAATCCGTTGAATTCGACATCGTCGAAGGCGCACGTGGACCGCAAGCAGCTAACGTAATCAAATTATAA
- a CDS encoding flagellar protein FliT, with amino-acid sequence MHMDRSECISQLQTTTNDIMANLYDLDYEQLESFTEVRQEIVDRLIEHFSQVQASEHEKEVINGLLEQDQEILARMNTLRLEAQDWLHKRGQAKVQRSAYEAGYTPDSYLMDRKK; translated from the coding sequence ATGCACATGGATAGATCCGAATGTATTAGTCAGTTGCAAACTACGACTAATGACATTATGGCGAATTTATATGATTTGGATTACGAGCAGCTTGAATCCTTTACAGAAGTAAGACAAGAAATTGTGGATCGGTTAATTGAACACTTCTCTCAAGTTCAAGCCAGTGAACATGAGAAAGAAGTCATTAATGGTCTGTTGGAACAGGATCAGGAGATTCTTGCTCGAATGAACACGCTCCGACTAGAAGCCCAGGATTGGTTGCATAAGCGAGGACAGGCGAAAGTGCAACGAAGCGCGTATGAAGCTGGGTACACTCCCGATAGTTACTTGATGGATAGAAAGAAATAA
- the fliS gene encoding flagellar export chaperone FliS: MITSPYDKYRQSSVQTSNPAQLVIMLYDGAIRFAKTAITAMQQQDIEKANLNLGKAQTIVSELMSTLNQSYDISKNLYSLYEYTNYLLVEANIHRDESKAEEAVGYLSELRETWIQASKLVAGQGDQPVNAHG, from the coding sequence TTGATCACTTCTCCATATGATAAATATCGTCAATCCTCTGTCCAAACTTCTAATCCAGCTCAGTTAGTCATCATGTTATATGATGGGGCTATTCGTTTTGCCAAGACAGCGATTACTGCAATGCAACAGCAGGACATTGAAAAAGCTAATCTGAATCTGGGCAAAGCCCAGACCATTGTTAGCGAATTAATGAGTACATTGAATCAGTCATATGATATCTCCAAAAACTTATATTCTTTGTATGAGTACACGAATTATTTGCTTGTTGAAGCCAACATTCATCGGGATGAAAGCAAGGCTGAAGAAGCTGTAGGTTATTTATCTGAATTACGTGAAACTTGGATTCAAGCTTCTAAGTTGGTGGCAGGCCAGGGAGATCAACCTGTGAATGCACATGGATAG
- a CDS encoding flagellar protein FlaG has product MNVQFSLSANTSSSVSQQGDTSSASEMQRGDLNSNVTKGLSLSQLEKQGASLSIGQEQLIRTIENAVKSLQGPQTTLDISIHEKTHEIMVKVLNRDTGELIREIPPEKTLDLVAKMMELAGILVDEKI; this is encoded by the coding sequence ATGAATGTACAGTTCTCATTATCCGCTAATACGTCATCATCTGTCAGTCAACAAGGGGATACATCTTCAGCATCTGAGATGCAACGAGGAGACTTGAACTCAAATGTGACTAAAGGTTTGAGCTTGAGTCAGTTGGAGAAGCAAGGAGCTTCCTTATCTATTGGTCAAGAACAATTGATTAGAACGATTGAGAATGCCGTGAAATCCCTGCAAGGGCCGCAAACGACTTTGGATATTAGTATCCACGAGAAAACACATGAAATTATGGTCAAAGTACTTAATAGAGATACAGGGGAACTGATCCGTGAGATTCCTCCTGAGAAAACATTGGATTTGGTTGCTAAAATGATGGAGCTTGCCGGAATTTTAGTCGACGAGAAGATATAA
- the fliB gene encoding flagellin lysine-N-methylase, whose translation MTVKNRTILVPEYMQEFACIGSACEDSCCIGWRVDIDQQTYKKYAKSRNIEFKPLFDKNISRHRSEPSVHRYAKINMDEQGRCGFLSEENLCKIQLGLGEDYLSNVCSSYPRSINSIDGVLEKSTTLSCPEAARLTLLKSEGIQFYEIEEALDNKVWVNKQIITDNPNGKNKLIAHFWDLRIFTIQVLQRRTYTLSERLIFLGLFYQKIQSQINDGNYEAVLDTISLYSRMLEDPSTKNSLMDIPTNNSVQLKLCKELMDYRFGHGLKNGRYMECVIETLNGIMYTEDSTEQEIAERYKTASEEYYTPFMDEHEYILENYLVNYVFKNLFPFGRGQVYDDYVMMVVHFSMIKLHLIGMSGFHKGLTTDIVVKLVQSFAKTVEHNSNYLNNVLALLEDNNFKSMAYMSIMIKN comes from the coding sequence ATGACCGTTAAAAATAGAACGATTCTAGTGCCGGAATACATGCAGGAGTTTGCCTGTATCGGATCTGCGTGTGAAGATTCATGTTGCATCGGCTGGAGAGTAGATATCGATCAGCAGACGTATAAAAAATATGCTAAGTCTCGTAATATCGAATTTAAGCCATTATTTGATAAAAATATTTCCAGACATCGTTCAGAGCCGAGTGTTCACAGATATGCGAAAATTAATATGGATGAACAGGGGAGATGTGGTTTTCTTTCCGAAGAGAATTTATGCAAAATTCAACTTGGTTTAGGAGAAGACTACTTGTCTAATGTCTGCAGTAGTTATCCAAGGAGCATTAACAGCATAGATGGAGTACTTGAAAAATCAACAACCTTATCTTGTCCTGAGGCTGCACGGCTTACGTTGTTGAAGTCGGAAGGAATCCAATTCTATGAAATTGAAGAAGCATTGGACAATAAAGTATGGGTTAACAAGCAAATTATTACGGATAATCCTAATGGGAAAAATAAACTAATAGCGCACTTTTGGGATTTGAGAATTTTTACTATTCAAGTATTGCAAAGACGTACTTATACATTATCTGAAAGACTAATATTTCTAGGTCTGTTCTATCAAAAAATTCAATCCCAAATTAACGACGGAAACTATGAGGCAGTCCTTGATACAATTTCCTTATATTCAAGAATGTTGGAGGATCCTAGTACGAAGAATTCATTAATGGACATACCGACTAACAACAGTGTGCAGCTTAAGCTTTGTAAAGAGCTTATGGATTATCGATTTGGTCATGGATTGAAAAATGGGAGATATATGGAATGTGTTATAGAAACATTGAACGGCATTATGTATACTGAGGATTCTACTGAGCAGGAAATTGCAGAAAGGTATAAGACTGCTAGTGAAGAGTATTATACTCCTTTCATGGATGAGCATGAATATATTTTGGAAAACTATCTTGTGAATTATGTTTTCAAAAATCTTTTCCCATTTGGACGAGGTCAGGTATACGACGATTATGTTATGATGGTAGTACACTTTTCTATGATTAAACTGCATTTGATTGGTATGTCAGGCTTCCATAAAGGTTTAACTACGGATATTGTAGTGAAACTTGTACAATCCTTTGCCAAAACAGTGGAGCATAACTCAAATTATCTGAATAATGTACTTGCTTTATTAGAAGATAATAATTTTAAATCCATGGCTTATATGTCTATTATGATCAAAAATTAA
- a CDS encoding flagellin encodes MIINHNIAALNTHRQLSTNTLNTNKNIEKLSSGLRINRAGDDAAGLAISEKMRGQIRGLDQATRNAQDGISLIQTAEGALNETHSILQRMRELAVQSSNDTNTTPDREELQKEMNQLTSEINRIGNTTEFNTKKLLNGDLSEKSLVSPGTSTTTTVSLAKGQTVVVGDNPVSWTGSPQAKFDIAFTGTADNGFDWAKLDGATTNQELKITKGTDGKFTVDITNAKDGDDKTLTVNADDVAYDASTKTYSYNNHGVSFSFSQEQAASWKAGDAVTVDLDKAAGVTGGADGTTLVSGGAISTNSGMQGFTNTGTADSTLSNLVVDGSSNQLLADASKVKIEWAKAGDKATVTFLKADGTTELTSTEFSLEQGDSLTYNANGVSFKLDIAATATGTFEGTFDLEMANKSVTDTVGAVYADKSASFQIGANEHQSLALGVNDMRASALGIVGNGAGFSAANNVTDGTNNTNAEKALDLTSSTNAANAITVVDKAIASVSSERSKLGAVQNRLEHTINNLGTSSENLTAAESRIRDVDMAKEMMSQTKNNILAQAAQAMLAQANQQPQGVLQLLR; translated from the coding sequence ATGATTATCAACCACAATATCGCGGCGTTGAACACACACCGCCAACTGAGCACTAACACACTTAACACAAACAAAAACATCGAAAAATTGTCTTCCGGTCTTCGCATCAACCGTGCTGGTGACGATGCTGCAGGTTTGGCAATTTCCGAAAAAATGCGTGGACAAATCCGTGGTTTGGATCAAGCTACTCGTAACGCTCAAGATGGTATCTCTTTGATCCAAACAGCTGAGGGTGCATTGAACGAAACTCACTCCATCCTGCAACGTATGCGTGAGCTTGCAGTTCAATCTTCCAATGATACAAATACAACTCCAGACCGTGAAGAACTGCAAAAAGAAATGAACCAGTTGACTTCCGAGATCAACCGTATCGGTAACACTACTGAGTTCAACACCAAGAAATTGCTGAACGGTGATTTGTCTGAAAAATCTTTGGTTTCCCCAGGAACTAGTACGACAACAACTGTAAGCCTGGCTAAAGGCCAAACAGTGGTTGTAGGTGACAACCCTGTGTCATGGACAGGATCACCACAAGCGAAATTCGATATTGCATTTACAGGTACAGCAGATAACGGTTTTGATTGGGCAAAATTGGATGGCGCTACTACTAATCAGGAATTGAAAATTACTAAAGGTACTGATGGTAAATTTACTGTAGATATTACCAATGCAAAAGATGGTGATGACAAAACTCTGACAGTAAACGCTGATGATGTTGCTTACGATGCTTCGACTAAAACCTACAGCTATAATAACCATGGCGTTTCTTTCTCCTTCAGCCAGGAACAGGCTGCATCATGGAAGGCTGGAGATGCAGTTACTGTTGACTTGGATAAAGCTGCAGGTGTAACAGGCGGCGCGGATGGAACTACTCTGGTAAGTGGTGGTGCAATCAGCACTAACTCAGGTATGCAAGGCTTTACTAACACTGGAACAGCAGACTCAACTCTTTCGAATCTTGTAGTTGATGGTAGTAGTAATCAATTGTTGGCTGATGCATCAAAAGTTAAAATTGAGTGGGCAAAAGCAGGCGATAAAGCAACAGTTACGTTCTTGAAAGCAGATGGAACTACCGAATTGACAAGTACTGAATTCTCACTTGAACAAGGAGATTCACTCACTTACAATGCTAATGGCGTTTCGTTCAAATTAGATATCGCTGCTACTGCTACAGGAACATTTGAAGGAACATTTGATCTTGAAATGGCTAACAAATCCGTTACTGATACAGTAGGTGCTGTGTATGCTGATAAATCTGCTTCGTTCCAAATTGGTGCGAACGAGCATCAGTCCTTGGCACTGGGTGTAAATGATATGCGTGCATCGGCTCTGGGTATCGTAGGAAATGGTGCAGGTTTCTCTGCAGCAAACAATGTTACAGATGGAACAAACAATACGAATGCAGAAAAAGCTCTTGATTTGACAAGCTCAACTAATGCTGCTAACGCGATTACTGTTGTAGACAAAGCAATTGCTTCTGTTTCCAGCGAGCGTTCCAAATTGGGTGCTGTTCAAAATCGTCTGGAGCACACAATCAACAACTTGGGAACTTCTTCCGAGAACCTGACTGCAGCAGAATCCCGTATCCGTGACGTAGACATGGCGAAAGAAATGATGTCCCAAACGAAAAACAACATCTTGGCTCAAGCAGCTCAAGCGATGTTGGCTCAAGCAAACCAACAACCGCAAGGCGTTCTGCAATTGCTTCGTTAA
- the csrA gene encoding carbon storage regulator CsrA, whose translation MLVLSRKKGESIIIQDQIEVTVLAVEGDTVRIGISAPKHIDIYRQEIYASIQEANRESATPLAANVEAFMERLRNSEFKKD comes from the coding sequence ATGCTCGTATTGTCACGAAAAAAAGGCGAGTCTATCATCATCCAGGATCAGATTGAAGTTACAGTGCTAGCGGTAGAAGGGGATACAGTGAGAATTGGCATTTCCGCACCCAAACATATTGATATCTATCGTCAGGAAATATATGCATCCATTCAAGAAGCTAACCGGGAGTCTGCTACTCCGCTTGCCGCAAATGTTGAGGCATTTATGGAGCGTCTACGTAATTCTGAATTTAAAAAAGATTAA
- a CDS encoding flagellar assembly protein FliW, with product MKIQTSMWGEIEVQEEVIYSFSKGLPGFDDEHQFALIPWEDTPFVYLQSLQQSELSFLLVNPFLFSHGYSFELPEADREELEIRDQVEVYSMVTIHTQVNRSTMNLLAPVVLNPENRTGKQVVLHQSGYETRCLIWPEEQLESAKGGV from the coding sequence ATGAAAATTCAGACAAGCATGTGGGGCGAGATCGAAGTGCAGGAGGAAGTGATTTATTCCTTCTCTAAAGGTTTGCCCGGATTTGATGATGAGCACCAATTTGCACTAATACCATGGGAAGATACTCCCTTTGTATATCTACAATCTCTTCAGCAGTCGGAGCTTTCTTTCCTGCTTGTTAATCCCTTCCTGTTTTCTCATGGATACAGCTTTGAATTACCTGAGGCAGATCGGGAAGAACTTGAGATTCGAGACCAGGTTGAGGTCTATTCGATGGTCACGATCCATACGCAGGTTAACCGATCTACGATGAATCTTCTTGCCCCTGTTGTTTTAAATCCAGAGAACCGAACAGGGAAGCAGGTCGTATTACATCAATCAGGGTATGAGACTCGTTGTCTGATCTGGCCTGAAGAACAATTGGAATCTGCCAAGGGAGGTGTGTAA
- a CDS encoding DUF6470 family protein: MSTLPVVQIRTTPSLLSIDADLGQFSLRQPKADVQLQTRPAKLTVRSHAPELNVDQSKAFAAYNGGNMIDMNARIYSGIQQIFLQNIANRVQQGDQLAEIHKPGNTIANIIGEDWQGTSFPEMRGPASIDNVDVRVNVRAPELNYTPAVSEMNVTVNRPEIEYQRGKLDIYVKQYASIQYTPPAIDVGM, translated from the coding sequence ATGAGTACTCTTCCTGTTGTTCAGATTAGAACAACTCCATCTCTCTTGAGCATAGATGCTGATCTAGGACAGTTTTCATTGCGCCAGCCTAAGGCGGATGTACAGCTTCAGACAAGACCTGCCAAGTTAACGGTTCGAAGTCATGCTCCAGAGCTAAATGTTGATCAATCAAAAGCATTTGCAGCCTATAATGGTGGAAATATGATTGATATGAATGCTCGAATTTATTCGGGTATTCAGCAGATTTTTTTGCAAAACATCGCTAATCGTGTTCAACAAGGAGATCAACTGGCTGAGATTCATAAACCAGGTAATACGATTGCTAATATTATTGGTGAGGATTGGCAAGGGACGTCGTTTCCTGAAATGCGAGGGCCAGCATCTATTGATAATGTAGATGTTCGTGTTAATGTCCGTGCTCCGGAACTTAATTACACACCAGCCGTTTCAGAGATGAATGTTACGGTCAATCGACCTGAAATTGAGTATCAACGTGGTAAACTGGACATCTATGTGAAGCAGTATGCATCGATACAATATACACCACCAGCTATTGATGTCGGAATGTAA
- the flgL gene encoding flagellar hook-associated protein FlgL, whose product MRITNNMLSSQLLLNLNRNAQQMNNTQTQMATGMKINKPSDDPVGITYSLRYRAELASNEQYQKNVDSATSWLDFNDTVMDQAGSIVQRLRELTVQASTGTNPQSALDSIKEEVSQLKEQLIDVANSKLNGKYIFNGETYDIKPYQFTKDANGASDTTDAASVITDTGKINFIVGESVQLPINVTGNEAFGNEDEDDNLFVVLNTIIQALSDGDQKELSNQLGTIDSRMDKMLAIRSEIGAKTNRIDLMMGRLDDLGVNLTDLQAKVEDADYAELIMKSKIQENIYNASLSAGSKIISPSLVDFLR is encoded by the coding sequence ATGAGAATAACGAATAACATGCTTAGTTCCCAATTGCTATTGAACTTGAACCGCAATGCACAGCAGATGAATAATACGCAGACTCAGATGGCGACCGGCATGAAAATTAACAAGCCTTCAGATGATCCGGTAGGTATTACTTACTCTCTACGTTACCGTGCCGAACTGGCGTCGAACGAGCAATATCAGAAGAATGTTGATAGTGCGACATCTTGGTTGGATTTTAACGATACTGTCATGGATCAGGCGGGAAGTATCGTTCAGCGTTTGCGTGAGTTGACTGTACAAGCATCTACTGGAACGAACCCGCAATCTGCCCTCGATAGCATCAAAGAAGAAGTTAGTCAGTTGAAAGAACAGCTCATTGATGTAGCCAATAGTAAACTGAATGGTAAATATATATTCAATGGTGAGACATACGACATTAAACCTTACCAATTTACCAAAGATGCAAATGGGGCTTCTGACACGACAGATGCGGCTTCTGTTATTACTGATACAGGGAAAATCAATTTTATTGTAGGCGAAAGTGTCCAGTTACCTATCAACGTAACAGGTAATGAGGCATTCGGAAATGAAGATGAAGATGATAATCTTTTTGTAGTTTTGAATACCATCATTCAAGCATTATCAGATGGGGATCAGAAGGAATTATCCAATCAACTCGGTACCATTGATAGTAGAATGGACAAAATGCTGGCCATCCGCTCAGAGATTGGAGCCAAAACGAATCGAATTGACTTAATGATGGGACGTTTGGATGATCTGGGTGTGAATTTGACCGATCTTCAGGCGAAGGTTGAGGATGCCGATTATGCTGAGCTTATCATGAAGTCTAAAATTCAGGAAAATATATACAACGCTTCTTTATCAGCGGGATCCAAAATTATATCACCGTCTCTTGTGGACTTCTTGAGATAA